Part of the Arachis hypogaea cultivar Tifrunner chromosome 6, arahy.Tifrunner.gnm2.J5K5, whole genome shotgun sequence genome, ATATTTTTCTCCAATCGATAACCACAAGCtccaaaaatacatatataattatattctatttattattcTAAATTCCTATTATTAAATCCGTAATAtctaacaagaaataaatggaagTATATACATTTCCTAAACATTGGATATAGATCTTAAAAGTTAGAGTcaatataaatatgtaataaaagtAAGTGATGCATGttgtatattataaaataaaatcatcGGTCAAAATTTCCTTCCGGCTGTGGACGTTTGCCTTAATCAATACTATGAATACTACTTACTATATGAAGATACATCAATAAAATATAATGGATTCTAAGATTAAATATATTGTAATGAAAAAGATCTAATTCGCTATAATTACACCAAAGTTAGACACTATTAGTTCACAGGAAGAATTATTTAATAAGttttaaaaaagtgaaaaagggacTATATCACTATATCAAGAGTGAGTGGTGGCGACAGCtacaatctctttttttttttttttttttgcttgcccTTCTGGCAATTATATTATTACACACTTTAGCGCTTAGATTCATTGCATAAAAACAACTTTATCtttaagaattatatatataacagCTAATCTTAATTCAAGTATGTTGGAAATAagatctattatattattctgcaTATGTTCTATAGCAAATCTTTTAGGCTGGATAATATTATTAGTTGTGTGAGTGATTAttgaataatgtatgattatctttattaattaatttgatcaATCTAACATTAAACCCTTTTATTTCTAGCTAATTGTGCAAAATTACGACAATTATAGTTATTTTATGATGAAGATAGAATTACAGAGGTTAATATTGAGCTTATTGTAGTGTTTGAGTTACAACCTAATTAATAGTACCAACTAAAATCTGATATTGATGTAGTATAGCATTTATATAGTGATAATGATTTAAATATGAACTTTTAATATCAAATGGTAGTAGTACAACTCTTAATATAAATTCTGACTAAAAATTTCTGCATCTCGATTGGTTATTTTCATATAGTAGTACATTATTATATCGAGACAAGTTCTGTGATTTTTATTCAGGTGATTAGAGTAGCGaatttaaataactaaaatgtAGATTTGGTTAcgttttttctatatatatatatatattcagtgTGGAAATCAAGTCACGTGTAGCTGCACATATTTTGTTGATCAATTTCATCTTTCTTTTCTTGATAGAAAATTTCGGCCTTTGAAGTTTCCTATTTTTGGTTGAAAATGGAACAGATTGTTGCAGTTTGTTTTGGCACATATTCAAATAAGGGAGAAAAAAAGCGTCACGGCCTTTTATAGGATATGAAAAGTATATGAACATTTTTTAAATGAGTTATGTTACTTATAGATATCAgtttcaaatattaaaattccTTGCCTACCAAAAAGAGTGTCAAATAGCATCCCTTCCATGCCTACTTTAATCTGTCTTTATTCCTTGTTTAAATTAGGAAATATAATTATCAATTTATAAGAGCATGTATTAATTGGACTCTGTGATTCGATTGGAAAATTCGAATCCTCTATTTTGTAAATCAAAACAACTGGTGATTGGCTTTTTTATAAGATATGACAGAGGCTCAAAATTCAAACATTGCATGTGATTAGTGATACTACTTTGTGAAGACaggcattaaaagaaaaatatttaaaatttatgcatcttAAGAGTTTCCCATGTTATTTATTGTATGCCACCAAAACTTtggattttagattttttttttctttaacctAAGCGAAGCCCATGCTTATTTTATGAACTTAATGCAATATTAAACATGGCATGTCCAAACccgcaaacaaaaaaaaaaaaaaaaaaagaagaagaagaaaacattaaAAAGTTTAGAAACGTCGCCTGAGAGATTCGAACTCTCGCGGGGAAACCCCATGTACTTAGCAGGCACACGCCTTAACCACTCGGCCAAAGCGACGAGGTTGAAAAGGTGCTGCTATAGTTTATATTTAATCATCATAACACCTTTCTTCGAGTGTAATATGAACAAACGAGGGAGCTACCCCGAATGATATCAAAAAATGTCAGAGCTCGGAGGATTCGTGGGAGTAAGAAATTACTATATGAATAAACATATGTGCCAATTGAGGttgttaaaaataagaaaaagagaagaatgaagaataatAGAACACACTATGCAAACTTTAGGATCATTTCTCTGACTTCTTCAATGACTAGCCAGGCCTTGTGGCCTCCAATCACCTCTGCTTTCATCTCCCCATCTTTCCACAACTGAATTGTTGGCATTTTCTAAAGTGGCATAACAACATCATCAGAAAAGAAATATCAAAGAACATGTTATGACATTCTAGTGATCATACTCACAGAGATATTGCCACGCTTCACTAGAGTCTGAGGCACTTTATTCACATCCACGTAATAAAATTTGATCCTGAAACAGTGACAAAGTAAGAAAAACAAATGAATTATCACCATTTCAAGATGTTGTTAATATTAATGTTATTGAAGGCTCAATTTTAAAAGAAGAACAATTTACTTTGTGTCATACTCCGCAGCCAATTTCTCCAACTTGGGCTTCAAATATATGCATTTACGGCACCAAGCAGCCATCCTATATTCACAAAAATAAATACAAGTTGATTTTTTTAAAGTAGCAAGAAACTTCATTCTCAATGTTCTTTCAACAATCTTAGATATTAGATattgaaaaagacaaaaaagtcCTCAAAAATATCTAGCTACAGTAGATGTGGCTTGACATAAATATCTTGTTATGTGTATAGCAATAGCATAGAACTAATTAAGAATAAGAAGATGGAAAGAACATAAATACCAATCAATGATGATGGGTTGTGAATTTTGCTGAGCATGAAGCAGAATTTGATCAAGGTGCTCACTATCATCAATGGATTCCATCTCTATGACACTTGGTCTTGACAAATCTGGCCACGTCGCTTCAACTCTCAAATTCCTCCGTCTAATCCTCTGCCCAAAAGAAGCGTTCCAGCAACCACTACTACTCTTCAATGAAGATAAAAACACGTATCTGCCACTACTACTACTTACCAACCACTGGTGCTGGTGCTGGTGCTGTTGATCTCTCTGGTAAACTACGACTTCACCATAGAGAATATGTGGATATAATAACCCTGTAGCAGACATACCCcttttcacttttctctttcAATAACAACACAATACGATGGTGGCGATTATGCTTGGTGATAGCTAAGAGAACAATAAGAGAATCATTTGCGGATCTTTCAAGTTTGGTGTAGAAGCTAGGTTGTAGTGACGATGGAAAGTAGTGTGGGATAATGGTGTTGGAGTCAAAACaaggggaaagaagaagaaagatgaaaATAAATAGTTTAAGGAAAGTGAGAGTGAGGCTTATCCAAAAGGTGTGCTCAACGACAACGTAAACAAGATAGAGAAAAGAAAACCATATGACA contains:
- the LOC112696132 gene encoding thioredoxin-like 3-1, chloroplastic; this translates as MSATGLLYPHILYGEVVVYQRDQQHQHQHQWLVSSSSGRYVFLSSLKSSSGCWNASFGQRIRRRNLRVEATWPDLSRPSVIEMESIDDSEHLDQILLHAQQNSQPIIIDWMAAWCRKCIYLKPKLEKLAAEYDTKIKFYYVDVNKVPQTLVKRGNISKMPTIQLWKDGEMKAEVIGGHKAWLVIEEVREMILKFA